A single genomic interval of Alistipes provencensis harbors:
- a CDS encoding nitroreductase family protein: protein MDISVRESCIRCGHCVKVCPSQIFEQEKAGAVITLCKPENCIGCGHCVAVCPTGSVAHELFPPERVHAADYAALPTPEQVELLLAVRRSNRALKKIPVPQEMLDRIVAAADRAPTASNARQLGYTLVTDPAMLRGITEYTLGVFGKLEKRLLNPFVRPWLSRIVPGVYRYVPVFKRLRREYAEGRDRILRGATAVLFIHAPEANRFGSEDANLACQNASLMAEALGVSQIYMGFVLTALRQDKTGRLTEMLGLEGRRICAVMALGMPQFRYPNYIDREPAEVAHL, encoded by the coding sequence ATGGATATTTCGGTTCGGGAGAGCTGCATCCGCTGCGGCCATTGCGTGAAGGTGTGTCCTTCGCAGATTTTCGAGCAGGAGAAGGCCGGGGCTGTGATAACGCTGTGCAAGCCCGAGAACTGCATCGGCTGCGGTCATTGCGTGGCCGTCTGTCCCACGGGATCGGTGGCGCACGAGCTGTTCCCGCCCGAGCGGGTGCATGCTGCCGATTACGCCGCATTGCCGACGCCCGAGCAGGTGGAGTTGCTGCTGGCCGTGCGACGGTCGAACCGGGCCTTGAAGAAAATTCCCGTGCCGCAGGAGATGCTGGACCGCATCGTCGCGGCGGCCGACCGGGCCCCGACGGCCAGCAACGCCCGGCAGTTGGGCTATACGCTGGTGACCGACCCGGCGATGCTGCGGGGAATTACCGAGTATACGCTCGGGGTGTTCGGCAAACTGGAAAAACGGCTGCTGAATCCGTTCGTGCGGCCGTGGCTGAGCCGTATCGTGCCGGGTGTCTACCGCTATGTTCCCGTCTTCAAACGCTTGCGGCGTGAATATGCCGAGGGCCGCGACCGCATATTGCGGGGCGCGACGGCGGTGCTGTTCATCCATGCTCCGGAGGCGAACCGCTTCGGGAGCGAAGATGCAAATCTGGCCTGCCAGAACGCTTCGCTGATGGCTGAGGCGCTGGGCGTGAGCCAAATCTACATGGGCTTCGTGCTGACGGCCCTCCGGCAGGACAAGACGGGACGGCTGACCGAAATGCTGGGGCTCGAAGGCCGCCGCATCTGTGCGGTGATGGCCCTCGGGATGCCTCAGTTCCGTTATCCCAACTACATCGACCGCGAACCGGCGGAGGTGGCGCATCTATAA
- a CDS encoding N-acetylmuramoyl-L-alanine amidase, which translates to MRTRPLLLLLFAAATVFTNVAAAGNIAHGFEVVVIDAGHGGKFPGAHYGGLYEKDLTLKVALKLGKLIEDGMPGVKVVYTRKTDKALGQDLASDLQARADIANKAGGDLFISIHVNAARATAARGVETLIMGESPKEQRYNENALYESNREDLIDMSDERTAAIVRAYIQNLQFTYGEYSMAMARCIQNNYLKAGRHSRGIKPQLLRVLYATDMPGVLTEIGFMSNPQEAAYMKSEKGQNEIARSLYQAVRDYSAYVVGTRMAEEEQVNALAKTVAPEPEPAKTVAEKPKTEPAKPVAEKPKTEPAKTVTEKPKPAEKPAQKPAVPPLRYTVQVMASASPVPVSSAQFRGYKGKVKQFTSEGRFPYKYGVGEYETRDAAQRKAAEVRKVFPGAFVVSCRGTQIVK; encoded by the coding sequence ATGCGCACACGACCATTGTTGCTACTCCTCTTTGCAGCCGCAACCGTTTTTACCAACGTTGCCGCCGCAGGGAATATTGCGCACGGCTTCGAAGTCGTGGTGATCGACGCCGGACACGGGGGAAAATTCCCCGGGGCGCATTATGGCGGGCTCTATGAAAAGGACCTGACGCTGAAGGTGGCCTTGAAGCTGGGCAAGCTCATCGAGGACGGGATGCCGGGCGTGAAGGTGGTCTACACGCGCAAGACCGACAAGGCGCTGGGGCAGGATCTGGCTTCGGACCTGCAGGCGCGCGCCGACATCGCCAACAAGGCCGGGGGCGACCTCTTCATCTCGATCCACGTCAATGCGGCGCGCGCTACGGCGGCCCGGGGTGTCGAGACGCTTATCATGGGCGAGAGTCCCAAGGAACAGCGTTACAACGAGAACGCCCTCTACGAGAGCAACCGCGAGGACCTGATCGACATGTCCGACGAGCGGACGGCGGCCATCGTGCGGGCCTATATTCAGAACCTGCAGTTCACTTACGGCGAATACAGCATGGCCATGGCCCGCTGCATCCAGAATAATTACCTGAAAGCCGGGCGTCATTCGCGCGGCATCAAGCCGCAACTGCTGCGGGTGCTCTATGCCACGGACATGCCGGGCGTGCTGACCGAGATCGGGTTCATGTCCAATCCGCAGGAGGCGGCCTACATGAAGTCGGAGAAGGGGCAGAACGAGATCGCCCGTTCGCTCTATCAGGCTGTGCGGGACTATTCGGCCTATGTGGTCGGGACGCGCATGGCCGAGGAGGAGCAGGTGAACGCGCTGGCGAAAACCGTCGCTCCGGAACCCGAGCCTGCGAAAACCGTCGCTGAAAAGCCGAAGACAGAGCCTGCGAAGCCTGTTGCCGAAAAACCGAAGACGGAACCCGCGAAGACCGTCACGGAAAAGCCGAAGCCGGCGGAAAAACCGGCGCAGAAACCCGCTGTGCCGCCCCTGCGCTATACGGTTCAGGTGATGGCCTCGGCGTCGCCGGTGCCCGTCTCCTCGGCGCAGTTCCGCGGCTACAAGGGCAAGGTGAAGCAGTTTACTTCCGAGGGGCGTTTCCCCTACAAATACGGTGTGGGCGAATACGAGACCCGCGACGCGGCCCAGCGCAAGGCGGCCGAGGTCCGCAAGGTGTTCCCGGGGGCCTTTGTGGTGAGCTGCCGGGGTACGCAAATTGTAAAATAA
- a CDS encoding endonuclease MutS2: MIYPATFEQKIGFDRLREQVAARCTMHAARERLAAEGFSTSPREIERRLALSDEMRLVLDMERDFPGGDYPDIDYVVAKLRVEGSFLDVEEVVVLHKALSAIGGIVTFILSREEHYPALYARTRGVAAFPEIVQRIDAILDRFGNVKDNASPALQEIRRAIREREGQAAKRLQAVLASAKGAGIVDADAQISIRDGRAVIPVAAGNKRKLNGFIHDESATGKTFYVEPVEVVEINNELRELEYAERREIVRILTEFTESIRPDAGLIADSGDYLAEVDMLRAKGRWASENGCVRPILSTDDRLVLKNARHPLLQQTLKAAGREIVPLDLQLDRKKHILVISGPNAGGKSVCLKTTGIVQYMFQCGFPVPASEVSELPVFKSIFIDIGDEQSIDNDLSTYSSHLLNMKNMLAGASDRTLALIDEFGSGTEPIIGGAIAEAILERLLAKGCYGVITTHYANIKYYASSTDGIANGAMMFDVQNIRPLFRLEMGKPGSSFAVEIARKIGLPEEIIRAASEKAGSDHINIEKQLREIARDKHYWEQKRDRIRLTDRKVEELEQNYAEQLAKIRAERQEILKKAKQEAQQLIANANKQIENTIKTIREAQAEKELTRLARRELDDFREAVEQVDSSEKEASVAREIERIERRRQRRDERKARQGAKAAETAVPEPEKPREVVAGSKVRMAGQEMVGVVQSVKGKRAQVAFGQILTTVDKARLTVVSNNEYREATRPVTARTVVSVDISARKLNFKDHIDVRGMRASEALDMVQNFIDDALMVGVGTVSILHGKGTGALKEEIRRYLRTVPEIASAADEHADRGGAGITIVTFDLS, encoded by the coding sequence ATGATTTACCCTGCCACATTCGAGCAGAAAATAGGTTTCGACCGGCTCCGTGAGCAGGTCGCGGCCCGTTGTACCATGCACGCCGCCCGCGAGCGGCTCGCCGCCGAGGGTTTTTCGACCTCGCCGCGCGAGATCGAACGGCGGCTGGCGCTCTCCGACGAGATGCGCCTCGTGCTCGACATGGAGCGCGATTTCCCCGGGGGAGACTATCCCGACATCGACTATGTCGTTGCCAAACTGCGTGTCGAGGGCTCGTTCCTCGACGTGGAGGAGGTCGTGGTCCTGCATAAGGCGCTGTCGGCCATCGGCGGCATTGTCACCTTTATCCTCAGCCGCGAGGAGCATTATCCGGCGCTCTACGCCCGCACGCGCGGCGTGGCGGCATTTCCGGAGATCGTGCAGCGCATCGACGCTATTCTGGACCGCTTCGGCAACGTGAAGGACAACGCCTCACCTGCCCTTCAGGAGATTCGCCGGGCCATCCGCGAACGCGAGGGGCAGGCGGCCAAGCGCCTGCAGGCCGTACTGGCTTCGGCCAAGGGAGCGGGCATCGTCGATGCCGACGCCCAGATCTCGATCCGCGACGGACGGGCCGTGATTCCGGTCGCCGCGGGCAACAAACGCAAACTCAACGGATTTATCCACGACGAGTCGGCGACGGGAAAGACCTTTTATGTCGAACCGGTCGAAGTGGTGGAGATCAACAACGAACTGCGTGAGCTGGAGTATGCCGAGCGGCGTGAGATCGTGCGCATCCTCACGGAGTTCACCGAGTCGATACGTCCCGACGCCGGGCTGATCGCCGATTCGGGCGACTACCTCGCGGAGGTGGACATGCTGCGCGCCAAGGGCCGCTGGGCCTCGGAGAACGGGTGTGTGCGGCCGATCCTTTCGACCGACGACCGGTTGGTGCTGAAGAACGCCCGCCATCCGTTGCTACAGCAGACCCTAAAAGCCGCGGGGCGCGAGATCGTGCCGCTGGACCTGCAACTGGACCGCAAAAAACATATCCTCGTCATTTCGGGTCCCAATGCCGGCGGCAAGTCGGTCTGTCTGAAGACCACGGGCATCGTGCAGTATATGTTCCAGTGCGGATTCCCGGTGCCGGCTTCGGAGGTCTCGGAGCTGCCCGTGTTCAAGAGTATCTTCATTGACATCGGCGACGAGCAGTCGATCGACAACGACCTCTCGACCTATTCGTCCCACCTGCTGAACATGAAGAACATGCTGGCGGGAGCTTCGGACCGGACGCTGGCGCTGATCGACGAGTTCGGGTCGGGCACCGAGCCAATCATCGGCGGGGCCATCGCCGAGGCGATCCTCGAACGCCTGCTGGCGAAGGGATGTTACGGCGTCATCACGACCCACTACGCCAATATCAAATACTATGCGTCGTCGACCGACGGCATAGCCAACGGCGCGATGATGTTCGACGTGCAGAACATCCGTCCGCTGTTCCGACTCGAAATGGGCAAGCCGGGCAGTTCGTTCGCCGTGGAGATCGCCCGCAAGATCGGACTCCCGGAGGAGATCATCCGCGCGGCGAGCGAGAAAGCCGGGTCGGACCACATCAACATCGAGAAACAGTTGCGCGAGATCGCCCGGGACAAGCACTACTGGGAGCAGAAGCGCGACCGCATCCGCCTGACGGACCGCAAGGTCGAGGAGTTGGAGCAGAATTATGCCGAGCAACTGGCGAAGATTCGCGCCGAGCGGCAGGAGATACTGAAAAAGGCCAAGCAGGAGGCGCAGCAGTTGATCGCCAATGCCAACAAGCAGATCGAAAACACGATCAAGACCATCCGCGAGGCGCAGGCTGAGAAGGAGCTGACGCGGCTGGCACGGAGGGAGTTGGACGACTTCCGCGAGGCGGTCGAGCAGGTCGATTCGTCGGAGAAGGAGGCTTCGGTGGCCCGCGAGATCGAGCGCATCGAGCGTCGCCGCCAACGGCGCGACGAACGCAAGGCCCGGCAGGGTGCGAAAGCTGCGGAGACGGCGGTCCCCGAACCCGAGAAGCCGCGCGAGGTGGTGGCCGGGTCGAAGGTCCGCATGGCCGGGCAGGAGATGGTCGGCGTGGTGCAGTCGGTGAAGGGCAAGCGGGCGCAGGTGGCCTTCGGGCAGATTTTGACGACGGTGGACAAGGCCCGGCTGACGGTGGTGTCGAACAACGAATACCGCGAGGCGACACGTCCCGTGACGGCCCGGACGGTGGTGTCGGTGGACATCTCGGCGCGCAAACTTAATTTTAAGGACCACATCGACGTGCGCGGTATGCGGGCGTCGGAGGCGCTGGATATGGTGCAGAATTTCATCGACGACGCGCTGATGGTGGGCGTCGGCACGGTGTCGATCCTCCACGGCAAAGGCACGGGTGCCCTGAAGGAGGAGATTCGCCGTTACCTCCGCACGGTGCCGGAGATCGCCTCGGCAGCCGACGAGCATGCCGACCGGGGCGGGGCGGGGATAACGATAGTGACTTTCGATCTGTCGTGA
- a CDS encoding MlaD family protein, whose amino-acid sequence MKREVKIGIFAVVMLIAAWAGIRFLKGFDIFSRNSVYYAAYDQINGVQTASPIMMKGVKIGTVTGISFDPGRSDNVVLQLTVKRQYHIPTDSEAKIFSNGLMGAKAIEITYGSAHTYLEKGDTLRSSRDRDLMDVAGSELEFFKQKISQVTGDLSRTLTTLNNLMESNTQSITGTLGHLNTITGDMAGIIDAEKHNLKAAVENLTAFSVMLGENAPRVDSIVGSMNRITADLADSGFAQQLSDAVGEVNDLLVRIGSGEGTVGKLLNDAALYDSLTEASDNLASLLANLEKYPGRYVHFSLFGRSPEKMQEKAERKAAKASAKAERDSLKRL is encoded by the coding sequence ATGAAAAGAGAAGTTAAAATCGGAATTTTCGCCGTGGTGATGCTCATTGCCGCGTGGGCCGGAATCCGGTTTTTGAAAGGATTCGACATCTTCAGCCGCAACTCGGTCTATTACGCCGCCTATGACCAGATCAACGGCGTGCAGACGGCCTCGCCGATCATGATGAAAGGCGTGAAGATCGGCACGGTGACGGGCATTTCGTTCGACCCCGGGCGCAGCGACAACGTCGTGCTGCAACTGACCGTCAAACGCCAGTACCACATTCCGACCGACTCCGAGGCCAAGATTTTCAGCAACGGACTGATGGGCGCCAAGGCCATCGAGATCACCTACGGCTCGGCGCACACCTATCTCGAAAAGGGCGACACGCTGCGTTCGAGCCGCGACCGCGACCTGATGGACGTGGCCGGGTCGGAACTGGAATTCTTCAAACAGAAGATCTCGCAGGTGACGGGCGACCTTTCGCGCACGCTGACGACGCTCAATAACCTGATGGAGAGCAACACGCAGAGCATTACCGGGACGCTGGGCCACCTGAACACCATCACGGGCGACATGGCCGGCATTATCGATGCCGAGAAACACAACCTGAAAGCCGCCGTGGAGAACCTCACGGCTTTCTCCGTGATGCTCGGCGAGAACGCTCCGCGCGTGGACAGCATCGTGGGCAGCATGAACCGCATCACGGCGGATCTGGCCGATTCCGGGTTCGCGCAGCAACTCTCCGATGCGGTCGGCGAGGTCAACGACCTGCTGGTCCGGATCGGTTCGGGCGAAGGAACCGTCGGCAAACTGCTGAACGACGCGGCGCTTTACGATTCGCTGACCGAGGCGAGCGACAACCTCGCGTCGCTGTTGGCCAACCTTGAAAAATACCCGGGCCGTTACGTCCATTTCTCGCTCTTCGGGCGCAGCCCCGAGAAGATGCAGGAGAAGGCCGAGCGGAAGGCCGCCAAGGCTTCGGCCAAGGCCGAGCGGGATTCGCTCAAGCGGCTGTAA
- a CDS encoding nucleoside permease has product MGIKFRLIVMNFLQYAIWGSWLISLGAYIGGLGFSGLQIGSFFATMGIASLFMPAVMGIIADRWVPAQKLLGICHLISGGFLIAAASQTDYAPLYSCMLLSVMFYMPTIALSNSVAYNALDLAKLDSVKHFPPIRVWGTVGFIAAMWFVDLVQIGGVQIKLTAWQLYVSALLSFVLAVYSFTLPGCAVDRSVRNRSWVDTLGLRAFALFKEKRMAIFFIFSMLLGAALQITNAFGDSYIQNFGTMSQYADSAIVKHSVILLSLSQMSETFCILLIPFFLRRFGIKKVMLISMLAWVLRFGFFGVGNPGSGAVFLILSMLVYGVAFDFFNISGSLFVEKETSREIRSSAQGVFMIMTNGFGAFFGSYAAGAVVDAFHWPDSWFIFAGYALVVAIVFAFVFKYKHNSAEMVGVKH; this is encoded by the coding sequence ATGGGAATTAAATTCCGGCTTATCGTCATGAACTTTCTCCAGTATGCGATCTGGGGTTCGTGGCTCATCTCGCTGGGTGCCTATATCGGGGGGCTCGGATTCTCCGGATTGCAGATAGGCAGTTTCTTCGCAACGATGGGTATTGCCTCGCTGTTCATGCCCGCCGTGATGGGAATAATCGCCGACCGCTGGGTCCCGGCGCAGAAGCTGCTGGGAATCTGCCACCTTATCAGCGGCGGTTTCCTGATCGCCGCGGCTTCGCAGACGGACTATGCGCCGCTGTACAGTTGCATGCTGCTGAGCGTGATGTTCTACATGCCGACCATTGCGTTGTCGAACTCCGTGGCCTACAACGCCCTCGATCTGGCCAAACTCGACAGCGTCAAGCACTTCCCGCCCATCCGCGTGTGGGGTACCGTGGGATTCATCGCCGCGATGTGGTTCGTCGATCTGGTCCAGATCGGAGGCGTGCAGATCAAGCTCACGGCTTGGCAGTTGTATGTTTCGGCACTGCTGTCGTTCGTGCTGGCCGTCTACTCGTTCACGCTGCCCGGGTGTGCCGTCGACCGCAGTGTGCGCAACCGGTCGTGGGTCGATACGCTGGGACTGCGCGCCTTCGCGCTCTTCAAGGAGAAGCGCATGGCCATTTTCTTCATCTTCTCGATGCTGCTGGGCGCCGCGCTGCAAATCACCAACGCCTTTGGCGACAGCTATATCCAGAATTTCGGAACGATGTCCCAGTATGCCGATTCGGCCATCGTGAAGCACTCGGTGATCCTGCTCTCGCTGTCGCAGATGTCCGAAACGTTCTGCATCCTGCTGATCCCGTTCTTCCTCCGGCGTTTCGGAATCAAGAAGGTGATGCTGATCTCGATGCTGGCTTGGGTGCTGCGCTTCGGGTTCTTCGGCGTGGGCAATCCCGGCTCGGGGGCCGTGTTCCTCATCCTCTCGATGCTCGTTTACGGCGTGGCGTTCGATTTCTTCAACATCTCGGGGTCGCTGTTCGTCGAAAAGGAGACCAGCCGTGAGATACGCTCTTCGGCGCAGGGCGTCTTCATGATTATGACCAACGGTTTCGGCGCTTTCTTCGGTTCGTATGCCGCGGGCGCCGTGGTGGATGCCTTCCACTGGCCCGATTCGTGGTTCATCTTCGCAGGGTATGCCCTCGTGGTGGCCATTGTTTTCGCCTTTGTTTTCAAATACAAGCACAACTCCGCCGAAATGGTAGGGGTGAAACATTAG
- a CDS encoding putative LPS assembly protein LptD, whose product MDKIRVKYLLSATVLLLFAQIVLGSAAARAALDGPASDSLPNPLPADTVRPLPDNERAPFVTPSRREARRQAREEARRRAAFNALSQEERDSLFSSQIDSLVARKADSLGISRPDSLAVDTLHRDSVKKPRPAGAFLDDPITGKNTDSLVYDVRNKLVYIYNQGDVTYQNSNLKADFMRIDMDSKLVYAYGKPDSVDGKFVITKPEFSDGSASYQMDTITYNLDSKKAKIKGVATQQGDGWLVGGSVKKMPDNTINIQHGKYTTCDETDHPHFYLAMTKAKVIPGKKVVTGPAYLVMEDVPIYFLGIPEGFFPINMGPKSGLLMPTYGEEYSKGFFLRDLGYYFTLGEYADLAVRGGIYTLGSWEASAASRYIKRYKYSGSFNMQYSNVKTGEKGEDDYIKQSNFRIQWTHSQDAKANPGSTFSASVNFATSGYSRYSATNLNDILATQTNSTVSYSKNWAGTPFSLSANMAISQNSQNKSISVTLPTVVFNVSRFYPFKRKEKTGKDRWYEKISMQYTGKMTNSVTTTESEIFSKKTLENMKNGIEHSIPVSASFNLFNYINLSPSVNYNEKWYFKKVEFEWNPVTNQTDTLPTNYGFYRLYNYNLSVSASTTVYGMYDFTKKSRNRKIQAIRHTLTPSIGFSYAPDFSDPKYGYYKTRQTDSTGRFTTYSPYAVNAYGVPSSGRSMSMNFSLSQNLEMKVLSKRDTSGVKKIKLIDELRISGSYNFLADSMRLSTIPISFRTTLFNNFGINLSATLDPYRVSPEGKRYDKLFFPGRIVSTGWSFGYTFKSRADKSQPAINDITSIPPEYMNPFFDPYGHMDPVLRRQYMAQSYYDFSLPWNFGFNYSVNYSISYVNNGTTGYRKNVTQTVGFNGSLTVTPKTGINFQGGFDIKQRKLTTSSVSITRDLHCWQMSFSWIPFGYHRSWSFNIGVKAASLSDLKYDKSQSMYDNMY is encoded by the coding sequence TTGGATAAAATTAGGGTAAAATATCTCTTGTCGGCAACGGTCCTGCTCCTGTTTGCCCAGATCGTTCTGGGCAGCGCGGCAGCCCGCGCGGCGCTCGACGGCCCCGCATCCGACTCCCTTCCGAATCCCCTCCCCGCCGACACCGTGCGCCCGCTTCCGGACAACGAGCGGGCCCCGTTCGTCACCCCCTCGCGGCGCGAGGCCCGCAGGCAGGCCCGTGAAGAGGCCCGGCGGCGCGCCGCGTTCAACGCCCTTTCGCAGGAGGAGCGCGACTCGCTTTTCTCGTCGCAGATCGATTCGCTCGTGGCCCGCAAAGCCGATTCGCTGGGCATCTCCCGCCCCGACTCGCTCGCGGTCGACACGCTGCACCGCGATTCGGTCAAGAAACCGCGGCCTGCGGGCGCTTTCCTCGACGACCCGATCACGGGCAAGAACACCGACTCGCTGGTCTACGACGTGCGCAACAAACTGGTATACATCTACAATCAGGGCGACGTCACCTACCAGAACAGCAACCTCAAGGCCGACTTCATGCGCATCGACATGGATTCGAAACTGGTCTATGCCTACGGCAAACCCGACTCGGTGGACGGCAAGTTCGTCATTACCAAACCCGAATTCTCCGACGGTTCGGCCTCCTACCAGATGGACACGATCACCTACAACCTCGATTCGAAGAAGGCCAAGATCAAGGGTGTGGCCACGCAGCAGGGCGACGGCTGGCTGGTGGGCGGCAGCGTGAAGAAGATGCCCGACAACACGATCAACATCCAGCACGGCAAATACACCACCTGCGACGAAACGGACCACCCGCACTTCTATCTGGCGATGACCAAGGCGAAGGTCATTCCGGGCAAGAAGGTCGTCACCGGCCCGGCCTATCTGGTGATGGAGGACGTGCCGATCTACTTCCTCGGCATCCCCGAGGGCTTCTTCCCGATCAACATGGGCCCCAAGTCGGGTCTGCTGATGCCCACCTACGGCGAGGAGTACTCCAAGGGATTCTTCCTGCGCGATCTGGGCTACTATTTCACGCTGGGCGAATATGCCGACCTCGCGGTACGCGGCGGCATCTACACGCTCGGTTCGTGGGAGGCTTCGGCCGCCTCGCGCTACATCAAGCGCTACAAGTACAGCGGCAGTTTCAACATGCAGTACTCCAACGTCAAGACGGGAGAAAAGGGCGAGGACGACTACATCAAGCAGAGCAACTTCCGCATCCAGTGGACCCACTCGCAGGACGCCAAGGCCAACCCGGGTTCGACCTTCTCGGCCTCGGTGAACTTCGCCACCAGCGGTTACAGCCGCTATTCGGCCACCAACCTCAACGACATCCTCGCCACGCAGACCAACTCGACGGTCTCCTATTCGAAGAACTGGGCCGGAACGCCCTTCTCGCTCTCGGCCAACATGGCCATCTCGCAGAACTCGCAGAACAAATCGATCTCGGTAACGCTGCCGACGGTGGTGTTCAACGTCTCGCGCTTCTACCCTTTCAAACGCAAGGAGAAGACCGGCAAGGACCGCTGGTACGAGAAGATCTCGATGCAGTACACGGGTAAGATGACCAACTCGGTGACCACCACCGAGTCGGAAATCTTCTCGAAAAAGACGCTCGAGAACATGAAGAACGGCATCGAGCACTCGATCCCCGTCTCGGCGTCGTTCAACCTCTTCAACTACATCAACCTCTCGCCGTCGGTCAACTACAACGAGAAGTGGTATTTCAAGAAGGTCGAATTCGAGTGGAACCCCGTCACGAACCAGACCGACACGCTGCCCACGAACTACGGTTTCTACCGCCTCTACAACTACAATCTCAGCGTCTCGGCCTCCACGACGGTCTACGGCATGTACGACTTCACGAAGAAGAGCCGCAACCGCAAGATTCAGGCGATCCGCCACACGCTGACCCCCTCGATCGGCTTCTCCTACGCCCCGGACTTCAGCGACCCCAAATACGGCTACTACAAGACCCGCCAGACCGACTCGACGGGCCGTTTCACGACCTATTCGCCCTATGCCGTCAACGCCTACGGCGTCCCCTCGTCGGGCCGCTCGATGTCGATGAATTTCTCGCTGTCGCAGAACCTCGAAATGAAGGTGCTCTCGAAGCGCGACACCTCGGGCGTGAAGAAGATCAAATTAATCGACGAACTGCGCATCAGCGGCTCATACAACTTTCTGGCCGACTCGATGCGGCTGTCGACCATCCCGATTTCGTTCCGTACGACGCTGTTCAACAACTTCGGCATCAACCTCTCGGCGACGCTCGACCCCTACCGCGTCTCGCCCGAGGGAAAACGCTACGACAAACTCTTCTTCCCGGGCCGCATCGTCTCCACGGGCTGGTCGTTCGGCTACACCTTCAAGTCGCGCGCCGACAAGTCACAGCCGGCCATCAACGACATCACGTCGATCCCTCCGGAGTATATGAACCCGTTCTTCGACCCCTACGGACACATGGACCCCGTGCTGCGGCGACAATACATGGCGCAGAGTTACTACGACTTCTCGCTGCCGTGGAACTTCGGATTCAACTACTCGGTCAACTACTCGATCTCCTACGTCAATAACGGTACGACGGGCTACCGCAAGAACGTCACCCAGACGGTCGGATTCAACGGTTCGCTGACCGTCACGCCCAAGACCGGCATTAACTTCCAAGGCGGTTTCGACATCAAGCAGCGGAAGCTCACGACCTCGTCAGTCTCCATCACGCGCGACCTCCACTGCTGGCAGATGTCCTTCTCGTGGATACCGTTCGGCTACCACCGTTCGTGGAGTTTCAACATCGGCGTCAAAGCCGCGTCGCTCTCCGACCTGAAATACGACAAGTCGCAGTCGATGTACGACAACATGTACTAA